GGCAGCCGTCATGCAGGGCGCATTGTAAGCAAAAACGGCGCGCTTTGTAAGCGTCGTTTAATTTTCGTTAGGCCAGTACGGCGTTTCGCAGGCGAGGTTTTCGAGGAAGGCGGCGGCCGCGTCGTACTGCGCCGCCGCGCTATCGAGGGTGTTGGCATGTTTGCGGAAGGCTTCGCCGCCTGCGAGCGGGGCGACATACCAGCCGATGTGTTTGCGGGCGATGCGCGCGCCGGCGGCTTCGCCGTAGAAGGCGTACATCGCTTCGAGGTGGCGCAGCATGGTGTCGGCGGCGGTTTGGAAGGGCAGGGGCGCGGGCGGCGTGCCGTGGCGCAAAAAGTGGCGGATTTGCGCGAACAGCCACGGCCGACCCTGCGCGGCGCGGCCGACCATCACGCCGTCCGCGCCAGTTTGGCGCAGCACCTCGGCGGCCTTCTGCGGACTCGTGATGTCGCCGTTTGCCCACACAGGGATGGCAACGCTTTGTTTTACCTCTGCAATCAGGTCGTAAGACGCGCTGCCTTTGTACATCTGCTCGCGGGTGCGGCCGTGCACGGCGATGGCGGCGATGCCCGCCTGCTCGGCGGTTTTGGCGATGGCGAGGATGTTTTTGCTGCCTTCGCAGTAGCCGAGGCGGGTTTTCAGGGTAACCGGCACGCCGGCTGCCGCCACCACGGCGCGCAGGATGTCGCCCACCAGTTTTTCGTTTTGCAACAAGGCACTGCCCGCCAGCACATTGCACACCTTCTTCACGGGGCAGCCCATATTGATGTCGATGATTTGCGCGCCCTGTTCCACGTTGTAACGCGCCGCTTCGGCCATTTTCTGCGGGTCGCTGCCCGCAATCTGCACCGCGCGTATGCCCGCTTCGCCGGCAAAATCGCTGCGGTGCAGGCTTTTTTTCGTCTGCCGCAGCGCGGGGTCGCTGTTGAGCATCTCGCTGACCGCATAGCCCGCGCCAAACTGCCGCGCCAGGGCGCGGAAGGGCTTGTCGGTAATCCCCGCCATCGGCGCGAGGGCGACGGGGGTGTCGATAATATGGTCTGCAATGGCGAACATGGCGGCGCGGCGGTAAAAAACGGGGCGCGATTATAGCGCAGAGGCCGTCTGAAAACGCGGCCGACATCTTTTCAGACGGCCTCTTGTCTTGACACCGCCGCGCCGCGCGTTATCCTTGCGCGTTTTTACAAACGGAGGCGCAACATGGAAACGCTTTTGTGCGCGGGCGTGGACGAAGCGGGGCGCGGCCCGCTGGCCGGCAGCGTGTTCGCCGCCGCCGTCATCCTGCCCGAGCATTACGATCTGCCCGGCCTGGCCGACTCGAAAAAACTCAGCGAGAAAAAACGCGACGCGCTGGCTGCGCAAATCAAAGCGCAGGCCGTGGCGTGGAGCGTGGCCGAAGCCGGCGTGGACGAAATCGCCCGCCTCAACATCCTGCACGCCGCCATGCTGGCCATGCGCCGCGCCGTCGAAAATCTGGCCGTGCCGCCGCAGCGCATCCTCATCGACGGCAACCGCATCCCCGACGGCCTGCCCGCCCCCGCCGAAGCCATCGTCAAAGGCGACGCCAAAATCCCCGCAATTTCCGCCGCCTCCATCCTGGCCAAAACCGCCCGCGACGCGCAAATGTACGCCCTGGCCGCGCGCCACCCGCAATACGGCTTCGAACGGCACAAAGGCTACGGCACGCCCGAACACCTCGCCGCCCTGCGCCGCCACGGCGCGCTGCCCGAACACCGGCGCGGCTTCGCCCCCGTGCGCGAAATACTGGCGCAGGGGCGGCTGTTCGGGGAGCTTTGAGGCCGTCCCCGCCTACGCGGGGATGACGTTTCTGAAAGCGCAGCTTCGGCGCAGCCCAAACACGCAGAACAGGTTTTTCAGACGGCCTCAAAGGCAGGGTGTGCCGCCCCGTTGCTGTTTTGCAGAGATGAAGCAACAGGCCGTCTGAAAGCGTGTTTTACGTTTTTCAGACGGCCTCCGACATAAGGTAGGGTGTGTCGCCCCAGCGGCGCACGCGTTCCCTGCTGCCCAACGAATCCCGAGTTTCTGCCAAGCCGCAAACGTGCGTTCGGAACGCCATCTCTGTGCGGGCGGCCGCGCTCTCCAACCCGTCCCGAAAGGAACACCCGTGAACATCACCGTCCTCGCCGTCGGCACGAAAATGCCGCGCTGGGTGGACGAAGCGGTGGGCGAATACGCCAAACGCTTCGGCCGCGACATCCGCTACGTCCTCAAAGAAATCAAACCCGAAAAACGCGGCGCGGGCGTGAACGCGGCGCAGGGCATGGCCGCCGAAGAAAAACGCATCCTCGAAGCCCTGCCCGACGATGTCTTCCTCATCGCCTTAGACGAGCGCGGCACGTCGCCCACCTCGCAGCAGCTCGCGCAGCATCTGGAACAATGGCAGCGCGACGGCCGCCACGTCTGCTTCCTCATCGGCGGCGCGGACGGCATGACCGACGCGCTCAAACGCCGCGCCAATCTGCTGATGCGCCTGTCCAGCCTCACCCTGCCGCACGGCATGGTGCGCGTGCTGCTCACCGAACAGCTCTACCGCGCCGCCGCCATCCTCAGCGGCCACCCCTACCACCGCGAATAGGCAAGAGGCCGTTTCCGCCAGTACTCCTGCGGAGCATAAACGCGGGGATGACGTTTCTGAAAGCGTGGCTTCGGCGTAGCCAAAACCCGTTTTCAGACGGCCTGTTTTCTATCTCTCGCAATACCGAACCGAAGGTAGGGTGTGTCGCCCCGAGGCGACGCACGCGTTTTATGGCCTGCAACCAATTCTGCGTTGCCCGTAAAACCGAAACCGTGTGCGTGGCTTGCGCCACACACCCTAACTTAACGGCGGAGGCCGTCTGAAAAAACAAAATCCGATTTTCAGACGGCCTTTTGCCCTACGGTGCGCGGGTTTTGTTTATGGCGGGGTTTGGCGGCCGTTTGTAAGGGTGTGCAGGCAGGCGCGGATTTGGCGGGCGAGGGGGCTGCGGGGCGGTTCGCGTTCGAGGCGGGTGTGCAGGGCGGCGGTGAGGGCGGGGCCGGCGGGGTAGCGGCGGCGCAGGGAGATGAGGGCGCGGGCGGCGTTGGCGCGCTTGTCTTGGGCGAGGGTGGCGAGCAGGTGGCGTTCGATGTGGGGGCGCGGGGGGAGGTGGGCGGCGGCTTGGGTGAGGGCGGCGGTAACGCGGGGGCGGGTGTCGAAGAGGCAGGGGGCGAGGCGGGCTTCGAGGGCGGCGAAGTCTGTTTCGTTCAGTGTGCCGTTTGCGAACAGTTGTCCGAGGGCGGTGAGGGCGGCGGCAAGGACGGTGGCTTGTTCGTTGCGCCGCAAGAGGGGGGTGAGGTGTGCGGCGGCGCGGGCGGCTTCGGGGCTGCCGGGGGCGGCGCGGGTTTGTCCGGCGGCGGCGGCTTGGGCGGCGCGGTCTTTGGTTTTTCCCATTGTGTTCCTTGTTGTTGTGGCCGGGCGGGGGCTGCCGGTGTTTTGGGGTTCGGTTTTTTGTTGTGTTTCGGCCGTGCCGAAGTTTTGTTTTCAGACGGCCTTTAATGCTAATGCGCGCAGTGTTTGTGCGAGTTCGGAGGGGAAGGGGAGGTCGGTTTTCCGGCTGCGTGCGATGTTGGCGAGGTGGCGGTTGAGGTGTTTTTCGAGGCGGCGGGTTTTGCCTAGGCGGATGCGGCAGCAGATTTTGATTTGTTCGAGGTTGAGGTCGCGCCAGTGTTGGTTTTGTGCGGCAAATTGTCCGTATGGGAGGGTTTTTGCGGTTTGGAGGCTGAGGCGGTATTTGCCCGCTTCAAAGGCGGCATAGGTGAGATGGGCGGCGGCGT
The window above is part of the Neisseria bacilliformis genome. Proteins encoded here:
- the dusB gene encoding tRNA dihydrouridine synthase DusB; this translates as MFAIADHIIDTPVALAPMAGITDKPFRALARQFGAGYAVSEMLNSDPALRQTKKSLHRSDFAGEAGIRAVQIAGSDPQKMAEAARYNVEQGAQIIDINMGCPVKKVCNVLAGSALLQNEKLVGDILRAVVAAAGVPVTLKTRLGYCEGSKNILAIAKTAEQAGIAAIAVHGRTREQMYKGSASYDLIAEVKQSVAIPVWANGDITSPQKAAEVLRQTGADGVMVGRAAQGRPWLFAQIRHFLRHGTPPAPLPFQTAADTMLRHLEAMYAFYGEAAGARIARKHIGWYVAPLAGGEAFRKHANTLDSAAAQYDAAAAFLENLACETPYWPNEN
- the rnhB gene encoding ribonuclease HII, with protein sequence METLLCAGVDEAGRGPLAGSVFAAAVILPEHYDLPGLADSKKLSEKKRDALAAQIKAQAVAWSVAEAGVDEIARLNILHAAMLAMRRAVENLAVPPQRILIDGNRIPDGLPAPAEAIVKGDAKIPAISAASILAKTARDAQMYALAARHPQYGFERHKGYGTPEHLAALRRHGALPEHRRGFAPVREILAQGRLFGEL
- the rlmH gene encoding 23S rRNA (pseudouridine(1915)-N(3))-methyltransferase RlmH, with protein sequence MNITVLAVGTKMPRWVDEAVGEYAKRFGRDIRYVLKEIKPEKRGAGVNAAQGMAAEEKRILEALPDDVFLIALDERGTSPTSQQLAQHLEQWQRDGRHVCFLIGGADGMTDALKRRANLLMRLSSLTLPHGMVRVLLTEQLYRAAAILSGHPYHRE